A segment of the Lelliottia amnigena genome:
GCGCCCGCGCCTTTTTACGAAAAGGTGAAACAGGCGATCAGCGAGAAAATCGCCGCGGGCGTCTGGAAGCCACACGACCGCATTCCATCCGAAGCGGAGCTGGTGGCGCAGTTTGGTTTTAGCCGCATGACCATCAACCGCGCGCTGCGGGAACTGACCGACGAGGGTATGCTGGTGCGATTGCAGGGGGTCGGGACTTTTGTCGCCGAGCCAAAAGGGGAGTCTGCGCTTTTTGCGATCCGCAGCATCGCCGATGAGATCGCCGCGCGAAATCATCAGCATCATTGCGAGGTGTTAATTCTTGAAGAGACGCAGGCCAGCGCTGAACAGGCGTTGGCGCTGAACGTCAATGAGGGGACGCGGATTTTTCACTCGCTAATGGTGCATTTCGAGAATGACATCCCGGTACAAATCGAAGACCGCTGCGTCAATGCCGCGCGCGTGCCGGACTATCTCGAACAGGATTACACCCAGACCACGCCGCATGCCTGGCTGTCGCAGGTTGCCCCGCTGACCGAAGGCGAACACATCGTCGAAGCGGTACGCGCCACGTTGCAGGAGTGTGAAATGCTGCGCATCAAAGAGCACGATCC
Coding sequences within it:
- the yvoA gene encoding GntR family transcriptional regulator gives rise to the protein MFTRSPNQPPSAPAPFYEKVKQAISEKIAAGVWKPHDRIPSEAELVAQFGFSRMTINRALRELTDEGMLVRLQGVGTFVAEPKGESALFAIRSIADEIAARNHQHHCEVLILEETQASAEQALALNVNEGTRIFHSLMVHFENDIPVQIEDRCVNAARVPDYLEQDYTQTTPHAWLSQVAPLTEGEHIVEAVRATLQECEMLRIKEHDPCLLIRRRTWSGAQIVSHARLLFPGDRYRLQGHFMS